Proteins from one Triticum aestivum cultivar Chinese Spring chromosome 7A, IWGSC CS RefSeq v2.1, whole genome shotgun sequence genomic window:
- the LOC123153322 gene encoding serine/threonine-protein phosphatase 7 long form homolog, with protein MQTRFLAAVPTARAIDNDPHGPLFRWLSQFQIVSLGHPNVELSEAQIDRSLEAYILWLFGKTMFTENHVTTVDARLIGIAREIADARCPADILQRSFGSAVLAATYRGLCKACLLKSRKSGVVGCPLLLLLWSYERFPIGRPYVYIDKPFGLEDLAGAYVPAIGDLPTMGSVWARRERQFAHSQVRGCYPSFTAQFDSLHEDQVIWEPYSAEAISSRYPVGISGLCTRDRHFWMTKAKLVFDVTVEEMSLHRVMRQFGLYQEPEIPKIPQLPEHVHKDSRLGGNKSMDYWLKSITPYVDEWTTAATNTWGEGRAFNWQMFGLYLQRYRHTTRIYLVPSAAPDQIEAPLTSDMYPTASTVFGCCTSSSSTSSATSLCGNLSQPFMHSEQSPILSGGADYFEGDREDDDHATNIYGFSQTVFHTPPPPPTQETQTVTDELHFQIDYNR; from the exons ATGCAGACCCGTTTTTTGGCTGCGGTCCCGACTGCTAGGGCCATAGACAACGATCCTCATGGACCTCTTTTTAGATGGTTGAGCCAGTTTCAG ATTGTCTCGTTAGGACATCCCAATGTTGAGTTGTCGGAGGCACAGATTGACCGGTCCTTAGAGGCATATATTCTTTGGCTGTTCGGCAAGACGATGTTTACGGAGAACCACGTGACCACTGTCGATGCACGACTCATCGGTATTGCACGAGAGATAGCTGACGCACGTTGCCCCGCGGATATTCTACAGAGGAGTTTTGGTTCTGCTGTGTTAGCGGCTACGTACAGAGGCCTGTGCAAAGCTTGCTTGTTGAAGTCTAGAAAATCTGGTGTTGTTGGATGTCCATTATTGTTGCTGCTCTGGTCATACGAGAGATTCCCTATTGGACGACCCTATGTCTACATTGATAAACCTTTTGGTTTGGAGGACTTAGCTGGGGCTTATGTGCCTGCTATCGGCGACTTACCTACTATGGGTTCTGTTTGGGCACGGCGAGAG AGACAGTTTGCACATAGTCAGGTTAGGGGATGCTACCCGTCCTTCACGGCGCAGTTTGATAGTTTGCACGAGGATCAAGTTATCTGGGAGCCATACTCGGCTGAGGCTATATCATCGAGGTACCCAGTTGGGATTTCTGGATTGTGCACTAGAGATCGGCATTTttggatgaccaaggccaagttggTGTTCGATGTGACGGTTGAGGAGATGTCTCTTCATAGAGTAATGAGACAGTTCGGTCTATATCAAGAGCCTGAGATTCCAAAAATTCCACAGTTGCCAGAGCACGTGCACAA GGACAGTCGCCTAGGAGGAAACAAGTCCATGGATTACTGGCTTAAGAGCATTACCCCTTACGTTGACGAATGGACTACCGCTGCGACAAATACCTGGGGTGAGGGTCGGGCCTTTAACTGGCAAATGTTCGGGTTGTATCTGCAGCGTTACCGGCATACAACAAGGATCTACTTGGTTCCATCAGCTGCTCCTGATCAGATCGAAGCCCCTCTCACCAGCGATATGTACCCAACTGCCTCT ACGGTCTTCGGATGTTGCACTTCCTCCTCCAGCACATCGTCCGCCACGTCCCTCT GCGGCAACCTGTCGCAACCGTTCATGCATTCAGAGCAGTCACCCATCCTTAGTGGTGGTGCTGATTACTTTGAGGGCGACCGCGAGGATGATGACCATGCTACAAACATTTATGGCTTCTCgcagacagtgtttcacactccaccaccaccaccgacgcaGGAGACACAGACCGTGACAGACGAG TTACATTTCCAAATAGATTACAACCGATAA